The Algoriphagus halophilus genome window below encodes:
- a CDS encoding ATP-binding protein: MKLSNIEASEIAQVYETWLNSYISGDIETYDSYFDDGYHFIGSTNNEEYLSRKETTDFFRKTADQLAGKTQLRNNEKTFERQGDIVFITHFFDAYFLSGTEWTYYDRFRCSSALHHTERGWLFIYQHFSTPDSNANEGETIGYDQISAENKELREAIIRRTAELENKTRDLEIQNSLERIRAIAMGMSSTDDLLDIAESIFTELKKHGFDSLRNTMINIYQDQLESFLNYDFSPNSGKTLTTIEYKSHPFTENLIQETRSSKDVFSEFQVKGKELEEWRNYRKGMGEADDPALDTTTTLSYYFYSFENGSIGISTYEPINQNQLGVLKLFKNTFELTYKRYLDLQNALALARESQIEAALERLRARSLSMQKSDELAEASILLEEEIRKLGIENWGCAFHIYDEETADGTPWDLEWFTSFAGFLPFYKTPRENIFLKYYEESKKGNPLYIQEFGPEVIKEHYDYLKSLPVLGDALTELHDSGVPLPERQIDHVAFFNHGHLLFITYKPVPESHDIFIRFAKVFNQAYTRFLDLEKAENQAKEAKIESALERIRGQVASMRESSELLEIMVSMRKEFVNLGHEAHYFWHMQWLPESYEKAMTSGDGTQIGMVMSLPRQIHGDIQAVADWEKSSDPLFVLAMEAEEAVDYVHKMITWGDFEKVDPQAPTLDDIRHIGGLTFVMARTSHGEIGYSLPGSVPNPPQEDMDTLVRFARVFDLAYQRFEDLKKAEHQTRETQIELALERVRSRSMAMQKSEELQEVIQVVFEQFVSLDILVEHTGFILDYKDREDMFIWLADKNGVPSQITLPYFDCPHWNSFLETKKNGGNFFANLHSFEEKNKFYNDLFELIPGAGDSLREIYLSYPGLAISTVLLDNIGLYIENFESKPYTPKENAILMRFGKVFQQTYTRFLDLKKAEAQAKEAQIESSLERVRAQTMAMHNSQDIGKCIVMMFEELTALGVNEKTRFGIGILNHENENNQLWTASKIGAEFKLHIGHLEMSWHPLLKSARKAWKEQIPLHTYVLEGEDLLNYYKMLNQAPDYKIQIPLEKLPKREFHYGFVFEHGFFYAFSPIEFPTDLIQIIHRFSSLFSQTYRRYLDLKRAEAQAREAQINLGVERVRAKALAMHNSSQILEVVDVLKNEMLGLEISGVVAATIYLKEEEDLIRMWDLTSVQDSADGFQVTLDLKFKLSETHPKFFVRRIWNNTAQYFVEKQDPKDMAITIDWLKQYNAEEADNVAEFLATNTFEYLLHPTVKLANGKMSVDILNTSPPAEMESIMVKMGAAFDLAYKRFQDLQKAEAQVREAKIEAALEKIRSRTMAMQQSDELPEAANVLFNEVRKLGIPAWSCGYNILSEDLKSSMCWMSSENEIQTPFRLPLTEHESMLPWHQAILDQQDFFVYEQGGEDLVEHYRYLGELPELKPVLEQFDAAGISLPTFQVNHLGRFTHGFLLFITYERVPEAHDIFMRFTKVFEQTYTRFLDLQQKEEQGKKLIEEKLRLERTLKDLQATQAQLIQSEKMASLGELTAGIAHEIQNPLNFVNNFSEVSSEMLEELIEEIENGDLEEVRAISEDIKENLHKINHHGKRADSIVKSMLDHSRSSSGEKSLTDLNGLADEFLRLSYHGIRAKDKSFNSEFKLELDPELPKVNIIAKDVGRVILNLVNNAFYAVNEKAKASNGTYQPEVVLTSKKILYGIELSVKDNGNGIPESAKEKIFQPFFTTKPTGSGTGLGLSLSYDIVKAHGGDFRVQSAVGEGTEMTLFLPIDPDNQ, encoded by the coding sequence ATGAAGTTGAGTAATATAGAAGCTTCTGAAATAGCTCAAGTTTATGAAACTTGGTTGAACAGTTATATTTCAGGAGATATAGAAACCTACGATTCCTATTTTGACGATGGATATCATTTTATCGGCTCTACCAATAATGAGGAATATTTATCCCGCAAAGAGACTACTGATTTCTTTCGGAAAACAGCGGACCAACTAGCTGGAAAAACACAGCTTAGAAATAACGAGAAAACTTTTGAGCGACAAGGGGATATCGTATTCATTACACACTTTTTTGATGCCTATTTCTTAAGTGGTACTGAATGGACCTATTACGACCGTTTTCGATGTTCATCCGCCCTACACCATACTGAACGAGGGTGGCTTTTTATTTACCAACATTTTTCTACTCCAGATAGTAATGCAAATGAAGGTGAAACTATAGGATATGATCAAATCAGTGCAGAAAACAAGGAACTGAGAGAAGCCATCATCCGACGGACGGCCGAGCTGGAAAACAAAACAAGAGACTTGGAAATCCAAAACTCACTCGAGCGGATAAGAGCAATAGCCATGGGTATGAGTAGTACCGATGATTTATTGGATATCGCAGAAAGTATCTTCACTGAACTTAAAAAACATGGATTCGACTCCCTTCGAAATACCATGATCAATATTTATCAGGACCAGCTTGAATCCTTCCTTAATTATGATTTTTCTCCAAATTCAGGCAAAACCCTTACCACCATTGAGTATAAAAGTCACCCCTTTACTGAAAACCTAATCCAAGAAACCCGAAGTTCGAAAGACGTATTCTCCGAATTTCAGGTAAAAGGCAAAGAGTTAGAGGAATGGAGAAATTATAGAAAAGGAATGGGAGAGGCAGACGATCCAGCTTTGGATACGACGACTACTCTCAGCTATTATTTCTATTCTTTCGAAAATGGGTCAATTGGAATTTCCACCTATGAACCTATCAACCAGAATCAACTAGGTGTTCTCAAGTTGTTCAAAAACACCTTTGAATTAACCTACAAGCGCTATTTGGATCTTCAAAATGCCTTGGCTCTTGCACGTGAGTCGCAAATAGAGGCGGCTTTAGAGCGATTGAGAGCCAGAAGTTTATCCATGCAAAAAAGTGATGAACTAGCAGAAGCATCCATTCTTTTGGAAGAAGAAATAAGAAAATTGGGGATTGAAAATTGGGGTTGTGCTTTTCATATCTATGATGAGGAAACTGCTGATGGGACCCCCTGGGATTTAGAATGGTTTACTTCATTTGCTGGATTCCTTCCCTTCTACAAAACACCTCGGGAAAATATTTTCCTCAAATACTATGAGGAAAGTAAAAAAGGAAATCCCCTCTACATTCAGGAATTTGGTCCAGAAGTCATCAAAGAACATTACGATTACCTCAAATCTCTACCTGTTTTAGGAGATGCCTTAACCGAATTACATGATTCTGGAGTCCCGCTTCCCGAAAGGCAAATTGACCATGTAGCATTTTTTAACCATGGCCATTTACTGTTTATCACCTACAAGCCTGTACCAGAATCTCATGACATCTTTATACGATTTGCCAAGGTATTTAATCAGGCATACACTAGGTTTTTGGACTTAGAAAAAGCGGAAAATCAAGCCAAGGAAGCAAAAATAGAATCTGCACTAGAGCGGATAAGAGGTCAAGTCGCCTCCATGAGAGAATCTTCCGAGCTTTTGGAAATCATGGTTTCCATGCGAAAAGAGTTTGTAAATCTTGGACATGAAGCCCATTATTTCTGGCACATGCAATGGCTTCCTGAATCCTATGAAAAGGCTATGACATCAGGGGATGGTACTCAAATTGGGATGGTCATGAGCTTGCCAAGACAAATTCACGGAGATATTCAGGCAGTAGCCGATTGGGAAAAAAGCTCCGACCCTCTTTTTGTATTGGCAATGGAAGCAGAGGAAGCGGTGGACTATGTGCATAAAATGATCACCTGGGGAGATTTTGAAAAAGTAGATCCTCAAGCTCCAACGCTTGATGATATCCGTCATATAGGAGGTTTGACTTTTGTGATGGCAAGAACCTCACATGGAGAGATCGGTTACAGTCTCCCTGGTTCGGTGCCTAATCCACCCCAAGAGGATATGGACACGCTGGTACGATTTGCAAGAGTATTTGACTTGGCCTACCAACGCTTTGAGGATTTAAAAAAAGCAGAGCATCAAACGCGTGAAACTCAAATCGAACTTGCACTGGAGCGGGTTAGAAGCCGTAGTATGGCAATGCAGAAAAGTGAGGAGTTGCAAGAAGTCATTCAGGTGGTTTTCGAACAATTTGTCTCATTGGATATCCTGGTTGAGCATACCGGATTTATCTTGGATTATAAAGACCGGGAAGACATGTTTATCTGGTTGGCAGATAAAAATGGGGTTCCTTCTCAAATCACACTTCCTTACTTTGATTGTCCCCACTGGAACAGCTTTTTGGAGACAAAGAAAAATGGAGGCAATTTTTTCGCCAACCTCCATTCTTTTGAAGAAAAAAATAAGTTTTACAATGACCTCTTTGAATTGATTCCTGGTGCTGGGGATAGTCTCCGAGAAATCTATTTATCCTATCCAGGACTTGCGATTTCCACCGTATTATTAGATAACATCGGGCTGTACATCGAAAACTTCGAAAGTAAGCCCTATACCCCCAAAGAAAATGCGATTCTCATGCGATTTGGGAAAGTTTTCCAACAGACTTACACGCGTTTTCTCGATTTAAAAAAAGCAGAAGCTCAGGCAAAAGAAGCACAAATTGAATCTTCCTTAGAGAGAGTCCGTGCCCAAACAATGGCTATGCATAATAGCCAGGACATTGGAAAGTGTATTGTGATGATGTTTGAGGAACTCACTGCCTTAGGGGTAAATGAAAAAACCCGTTTTGGTATCGGGATTCTAAACCATGAAAACGAAAACAATCAGCTTTGGACTGCCTCAAAAATTGGAGCAGAATTCAAACTGCATATTGGGCATTTGGAAATGTCTTGGCATCCTTTGTTGAAAAGTGCAAGGAAGGCTTGGAAGGAACAGATTCCACTCCATACTTATGTATTGGAAGGCGAGGATTTGCTCAATTATTATAAAATGCTGAACCAAGCTCCTGATTACAAAATCCAAATACCACTAGAAAAACTTCCCAAAAGAGAGTTCCACTATGGTTTTGTATTCGAACATGGTTTTTTCTATGCCTTTAGCCCAATCGAATTTCCGACTGATTTAATCCAAATTATTCATCGTTTCAGTTCTCTTTTTAGTCAAACCTACCGACGATATCTAGACCTAAAAAGAGCAGAAGCACAAGCCAGGGAAGCACAAATAAATTTAGGAGTTGAACGGGTAAGAGCCAAGGCATTGGCCATGCATAACTCATCGCAGATTCTAGAGGTGGTCGATGTTTTGAAAAATGAAATGCTTGGCTTGGAAATCTCAGGGGTAGTGGCTGCAACGATTTATCTAAAGGAAGAAGAGGATTTGATCCGGATGTGGGACCTTACTTCTGTACAAGATTCAGCTGATGGCTTTCAGGTTACTTTGGATTTGAAATTCAAATTATCAGAAACCCATCCTAAGTTCTTTGTTCGAAGAATTTGGAATAATACGGCACAGTATTTTGTTGAAAAGCAGGATCCAAAAGATATGGCCATCACGATCGATTGGCTGAAACAATATAATGCAGAAGAGGCGGATAATGTAGCTGAATTTTTAGCAACTAACACTTTTGAATATTTACTCCATCCCACTGTAAAATTGGCAAATGGAAAAATGTCGGTTGACATTTTGAATACTTCTCCTCCCGCCGAAATGGAATCCATTATGGTAAAAATGGGAGCTGCTTTTGATTTGGCCTATAAGCGCTTCCAAGACTTACAAAAAGCAGAAGCTCAAGTAAGAGAAGCCAAAATTGAGGCCGCTCTGGAAAAAATAAGATCCCGCACGATGGCCATGCAGCAAAGTGATGAGCTTCCAGAGGCTGCAAATGTTTTATTCAATGAGGTAAGAAAATTAGGTATTCCCGCCTGGAGTTGCGGATATAATATTTTATCAGAGGACCTTAAATCCTCCATGTGTTGGATGAGCAGTGAAAATGAAATTCAGACTCCTTTTCGATTACCGCTTACTGAACATGAAAGTATGCTTCCTTGGCACCAAGCTATTTTGGACCAACAAGATTTTTTTGTTTACGAGCAAGGAGGCGAAGATTTAGTTGAACACTATCGATACTTGGGAGAGCTCCCCGAGCTAAAGCCAGTTTTAGAACAATTTGATGCGGCAGGTATTTCCTTGCCTACTTTCCAGGTGAATCATCTGGGACGCTTTACTCATGGCTTTTTACTATTCATCACCTATGAGCGGGTACCTGAGGCCCATGATATTTTCATGCGTTTCACCAAGGTTTTCGAGCAAACCTATACTCGTTTTCTTGATCTCCAACAAAAAGAAGAGCAGGGTAAAAAATTGATCGAAGAAAAATTAAGATTAGAACGGACCTTAAAGGATTTACAAGCTACACAAGCCCAACTAATTCAATCCGAAAAGATGGCCTCTTTGGGAGAACTCACGGCTGGGATTGCACATGAAATTCAAAATCCTTTAAACTTCGTGAATAACTTCTCAGAAGTCAGCAGTGAAATGCTGGAGGAATTAATCGAGGAAATTGAAAATGGAGACTTGGAAGAGGTAAGAGCCATTTCTGAAGACATCAAAGAAAACCTCCACAAAATCAATCATCATGGCAAACGAGCAGATTCTATTGTTAAGAGCATGCTAGACCATAGTAGATCAAGTTCTGGAGAAAAATCTCTGACGGACCTCAATGGTTTGGCGGATGAGTTTTTACGACTTTCCTATCACGGGATTCGTGCCAAAGACAAAAGCTTCAATTCGGAATTTAAGTTGGAATTAGATCCCGAGCTTCCAAAAGTAAATATCATCGCAAAGGATGTCGGAAGAGTGATTCTGAATTTGGTAAACAATGCTTTTTATGCAGTCAATGAAAAAGCAAAGGCTTCAAATGGCACCTATCAACCCGAGGTGGTATTGACCAGTAAAAAGATTCTTTATGGAATTGAATTATCTGTAAAAGACAATGGGAACGGAATTCCTGAATCGGCGAAAGAAAAGATTTTTCAGCCATTTTTTACTACCAAGCCGACTGGCTCTGGTACAGGTTTAGGATTAAGCTTGAGCTATGATATCGTAAAGGCACACGGCGGAGATTTTAGAGTTCAAAGTGCAGTGGGAGAAGGTACCGAGATGACTCTCTTTTTACCAATAGACCCAGACAACCAATGA
- a CDS encoding sensor histidine kinase — translation MISEAQLKAEIKRLQQSVKAQALELESKNRELEIEATLERVRAKAMAMHSSEMVGEAINKLFQELEKLGFESFVNGLNIIHPDCKMESWSAAVGNEGVFIAGGIIDMNHHPGTRKLFEDWIQQKNTHVTHIQGPEVEAFFQSIYAQDTFEAPIYLTNFPDELYLNNVIIPEGSLWVMTEKELSKELFQVLSRFATVFSLTYTRYQDLQKAEAQAREAQIEVALEKIRNRTLFMKDSAELNETVSVFFQQFDLLELLPKGARTYFSHVDAKTDIVEVWMTHADGRVMSGSHFTPLNESAQLKAFYTKWKEDRGIINIRLYKGEDLANYMAFLATLPHVVKDEDYQKLFKSPPDQIVMTDAGFLQGFLGIMSFEPLKKEAIEILFRFAKAFEFTYTRFLDLQKAEAQAREAQIEAGLERVRAASMAMHKSEELVDVVRVLDREQIALGIEFNGSQIITDFSNINEGLNSWFAREGQGYLNKFHIPFSEEHFRILTHPTEDGLPFYTEKYSKEEKNKFFRWLFKYSDFKIIPKDRQEFVYQTPGWVRAVVRSKNSILIIQRFSLTEFTKEEEEIFKRFGKVFEQAYTRFLDLQKAEAQAREAEIEAGLERVRSASMAMHRSEELEKVVEVTFRQLQNLRLPIDGCQLITFEDQSKDFHFWSATPDMIYPTRLNIPYFDHPLFSKFWEARDKGASFTSFDLTRQETLDFYNHLYDKTNLGISVTKERWQKIQSIEHGFKTSWGIQKNTGLWVFNFTNHQFTEEENLLIDRFAKVFEQTYTRFLDLQKAEAQAREAEIEAALERVRSKAMAMHNTSDLANANSVVFNELNSLGISPLRSGIGLIEQETKQGTMYATVRSGQGNNLLLIGKISLTGNEVLESIFDHWSKKQIYCPKLNGQELKEYYDLILESYGDLPKPKFSKNEVQYGYFLPFKHGSFYAWTQEPFSKEELKIIQRFVSVIDLTYNRYFDLQKAEAQAREAQIEAALERIRSRSMAMHKTSELSEVILVLFKQFELLNLVIDTCYIDIFDEDNQGFNFWIGASTAIHPKQVKLPYFGHPIHQLNKNARKNGVDFFTFDEDKKSKDEYFEHFYPNAIGIDVPKSRRDFIAKGSGLSGSAALGRYSGITMFNYQKVIYTKEENDILIRVNKVFQQTYTRFLDLQKAEAQAREAQIEAALERVRSQSMAMQHSSELNLILAKVFEELTNLELQMERAVIWIYYPENKSVRWWAANPEAESGTDSFLITNQDHPVYLEYWKYWEEKRTKQLYILEGENMVSWCDVLFNEMELGRLPKEVQEAMRAPEKVYLYNTFNDFGVLFLACIEPLSDDKFSVLERFGKVFDQSYTRFKDIKQAEAREKEAIKQSSLDRVRAEIASMRKTEDLQRITPLIWRELLTLGVPFFRCGLMIVDKKEEKIRFYLSTPDGKPLAALNLDYESNQISSNGVQHWRKQQPYIAHWNKEEFLAFAKTLLEQQQIENPITYQGGEEAPESLTLQFLPFPQGMLYVGSAADLTPAQIDLVQNLADAFSVAYARYEDFKQLEDAKSKIEFTLSELKSTQAQLIQSEKMASLGELTAGIAHEIQNPLNFVNNFSEVSDELVDEMNEELENGELEEAKAIGKDLKENLSKINLHGKRADAIVKGMLEHSRINKGEKAPTDLNALADEFVRLSYHGLRAKDKSFNADFKLELDPNLPKVNVVASDIGRVILNLVNNAFYAVHEKAKTTPQDFKPEVIVSSKKTEKGIELSVQDNGPGIPDSIKEKIFQPFFTTKPTGSGTGLGLSLSYDIVKAHGGELKVETSINWGTKFIIKLNT, via the coding sequence ATGATAAGCGAGGCCCAATTAAAAGCGGAAATCAAAAGACTCCAACAGTCCGTCAAGGCACAAGCCTTGGAGTTGGAATCTAAAAATCGAGAGCTGGAGATTGAGGCAACATTGGAAAGGGTAAGAGCAAAGGCAATGGCCATGCATTCCAGTGAAATGGTTGGAGAGGCAATCAATAAACTATTTCAAGAACTTGAAAAACTTGGTTTTGAAAGCTTCGTCAATGGGCTCAACATCATCCATCCGGATTGCAAAATGGAATCTTGGTCTGCGGCTGTCGGCAATGAAGGGGTATTTATCGCCGGTGGAATTATCGATATGAACCATCATCCTGGGACTAGGAAGCTATTTGAAGATTGGATACAACAGAAAAATACCCATGTAACGCATATCCAAGGACCAGAGGTAGAAGCTTTTTTCCAAAGTATTTATGCGCAAGATACTTTTGAAGCGCCTATCTACCTCACCAATTTTCCAGATGAGCTGTATTTGAACAATGTGATTATTCCAGAGGGATCGCTTTGGGTAATGACAGAAAAAGAACTTTCAAAGGAACTCTTCCAAGTTTTATCCAGGTTTGCCACGGTCTTTTCTTTAACCTATACACGCTACCAAGACCTGCAAAAAGCAGAAGCTCAGGCAAGAGAAGCACAGATAGAAGTAGCACTTGAAAAAATTCGAAACCGAACACTGTTTATGAAAGATAGTGCTGAACTGAATGAGACAGTATCAGTCTTTTTTCAGCAGTTTGATCTATTAGAATTATTACCAAAGGGAGCAAGAACCTATTTTAGTCATGTTGATGCCAAGACAGATATAGTTGAAGTCTGGATGACTCATGCAGACGGACGGGTCATGTCGGGAAGTCATTTTACCCCATTGAACGAATCAGCACAATTAAAAGCATTTTACACGAAGTGGAAGGAAGACAGAGGAATCATTAATATCCGTCTCTATAAAGGAGAGGATTTAGCTAACTACATGGCATTCCTCGCTACCCTACCCCACGTGGTTAAGGATGAGGATTATCAAAAACTATTTAAATCTCCGCCTGATCAAATTGTGATGACAGATGCCGGATTTTTGCAAGGATTCCTGGGCATCATGAGTTTTGAGCCTTTGAAAAAGGAAGCCATTGAAATACTTTTCCGTTTTGCCAAAGCATTCGAATTTACCTACACCCGCTTCCTCGATCTCCAAAAAGCAGAAGCTCAAGCTAGGGAAGCACAAATAGAAGCCGGATTAGAAAGAGTACGTGCGGCCTCCATGGCCATGCATAAAAGTGAAGAACTCGTTGACGTGGTTCGGGTGCTAGATCGAGAGCAAATCGCGCTTGGTATCGAATTTAATGGTTCACAAATTATCACCGACTTTTCAAATATTAACGAAGGTCTTAATAGTTGGTTCGCACGTGAAGGGCAAGGATACCTTAATAAATTCCACATTCCATTTTCTGAGGAGCACTTCAGAATTTTAACCCATCCAACTGAAGATGGTCTCCCGTTTTACACTGAAAAATATTCGAAAGAAGAAAAAAACAAGTTTTTCAGGTGGTTATTTAAGTATTCCGATTTTAAAATTATACCAAAGGACAGACAGGAATTTGTGTATCAAACACCTGGCTGGGTAAGAGCTGTCGTGCGATCAAAGAACTCTATCCTGATAATTCAAAGGTTCAGTCTAACTGAGTTCACAAAAGAAGAAGAAGAAATTTTTAAACGCTTCGGCAAAGTATTCGAACAAGCCTACACCCGCTTCCTAGACCTTCAAAAAGCAGAAGCGCAGGCTAGAGAGGCGGAGATTGAGGCCGGATTAGAGCGTGTTCGATCCGCTTCAATGGCCATGCACCGAAGTGAAGAGCTTGAGAAAGTGGTAGAAGTGACTTTCCGCCAACTTCAAAACTTAAGGCTACCCATAGATGGTTGTCAATTAATCACCTTTGAAGATCAATCAAAGGATTTCCATTTTTGGTCAGCTACGCCTGACATGATTTACCCGACCCGGTTGAATATCCCCTATTTTGACCACCCATTATTCTCAAAATTTTGGGAAGCGCGGGATAAGGGAGCCTCTTTCACTAGTTTTGATTTAACTCGGCAGGAGACCTTAGATTTTTATAATCACTTGTACGATAAAACAAATCTTGGAATTTCTGTGACCAAAGAAAGGTGGCAGAAAATTCAATCGATAGAACATGGATTTAAAACCTCTTGGGGAATTCAGAAGAACACGGGTCTTTGGGTTTTCAATTTTACTAATCACCAATTCACAGAAGAAGAGAATTTACTAATTGATCGCTTCGCTAAAGTCTTCGAACAAACCTATACCCGCTTTCTTGACCTACAAAAAGCGGAAGCTCAAGCAAGAGAAGCAGAGATTGAGGCAGCACTTGAAAGAGTCAGGTCTAAAGCCATGGCCATGCACAACACCAGTGATCTTGCAAATGCCAATAGTGTAGTCTTTAATGAATTAAACTCATTAGGAATCTCCCCATTAAGGTCAGGGATAGGATTGATTGAGCAGGAAACTAAACAGGGAACCATGTATGCCACAGTTCGATCTGGTCAAGGGAACAATCTTCTATTGATTGGGAAAATATCATTGACTGGAAATGAAGTTTTAGAATCAATATTCGATCATTGGAGTAAGAAGCAGATCTATTGTCCAAAGCTAAATGGGCAGGAATTAAAGGAATATTACGATCTTATTCTTGAAAGTTACGGTGATTTACCGAAACCAAAGTTTTCAAAAAATGAAGTACAATACGGTTACTTCCTCCCATTCAAACATGGTAGTTTTTATGCTTGGACTCAAGAACCTTTTAGCAAGGAGGAGCTTAAGATAATTCAGCGGTTTGTAAGTGTAATTGACCTAACGTACAATAGATACTTCGACCTCCAAAAAGCGGAAGCACAGGCTAGGGAAGCACAGATCGAGGCTGCTCTTGAGCGAATTAGATCACGCTCAATGGCAATGCATAAGACCAGTGAATTATCAGAGGTCATCCTAGTACTCTTCAAGCAATTTGAACTATTAAACCTGGTCATTGATACTTGCTACATAGACATCTTTGACGAAGACAACCAAGGATTTAATTTCTGGATTGGTGCAAGTACTGCCATACACCCTAAACAAGTGAAGCTACCCTACTTTGGTCACCCCATCCATCAGTTAAATAAAAATGCCAGAAAAAATGGTGTGGATTTCTTCACTTTTGATGAAGATAAAAAATCGAAGGATGAATACTTTGAGCACTTTTACCCTAATGCAATTGGTATAGATGTCCCTAAAAGTCGTAGGGATTTTATTGCTAAAGGATCAGGGTTATCCGGCTCCGCTGCATTGGGCAGGTACTCTGGTATCACGATGTTCAATTATCAAAAAGTCATTTATACCAAGGAGGAAAATGACATTTTGATCCGTGTCAATAAGGTTTTTCAACAAACCTACACCCGATTTCTTGACCTTCAAAAAGCAGAAGCACAGGCAAGAGAAGCACAGATCGAGGCTGCTCTGGAGAGAGTACGTAGCCAATCAATGGCAATGCAACATTCCAGCGAACTGAATTTAATTCTTGCCAAGGTCTTTGAAGAATTAACCAATCTGGAATTACAGATGGAGCGTGCTGTGATCTGGATTTATTATCCAGAAAATAAATCCGTTCGTTGGTGGGCAGCCAATCCAGAAGCGGAAAGCGGAACAGATAGCTTTTTAATTACCAATCAGGATCATCCAGTTTATCTGGAATATTGGAAATATTGGGAAGAAAAAAGAACTAAACAACTTTACATTTTGGAAGGTGAAAACATGGTAAGCTGGTGTGATGTACTTTTCAATGAAATGGAATTGGGAAGACTACCCAAGGAAGTCCAAGAAGCAATGAGAGCTCCTGAAAAAGTCTATTTATACAATACATTTAATGATTTTGGAGTCTTATTTCTTGCCTGTATCGAACCTTTATCTGACGACAAATTTTCTGTTCTGGAACGATTTGGAAAGGTTTTCGATCAATCCTATACCCGATTCAAAGACATCAAACAAGCTGAAGCTCGTGAAAAGGAAGCTATCAAACAATCTTCTTTAGATCGCGTCAGAGCAGAAATCGCCTCCATGCGAAAAACGGAGGATTTGCAGCGGATTACCCCTCTGATTTGGAGAGAGCTTTTGACACTAGGGGTTCCTTTCTTTCGATGCGGCTTGATGATAGTCGATAAAAAAGAGGAGAAAATCCGTTTTTATTTATCCACTCCTGATGGCAAACCATTAGCTGCCCTGAACTTAGACTATGAGAGCAATCAGATCAGTTCCAATGGGGTACAACACTGGAGAAAACAACAGCCCTACATTGCCCATTGGAACAAAGAGGAGTTTTTAGCTTTTGCAAAAACGCTACTGGAACAACAGCAGATAGAAAACCCTATTACCTATCAGGGAGGGGAAGAAGCTCCGGAATCACTGACATTACAATTCCTCCCTTTCCCTCAAGGAATGTTGTATGTGGGAAGTGCTGCAGATTTAACCCCTGCTCAAATTGATCTGGTACAGAATCTAGCAGATGCTTTTTCTGTTGCCTATGCCCGATACGAAGATTTCAAGCAGTTGGAAGATGCAAAATCAAAGATTGAATTTACCCTCAGCGAACTGAAATCCACCCAAGCCCAACTTATCCAATCTGAAAAAATGGCTTCTTTGGGTGAGCTGACCGCAGGCATTGCCCATGAGATTCAAAACCCATTGAACTTTGTCAATAACTTCTCAGAAGTCAGTGACGAGTTGGTCGATGAGATGAATGAGGAATTAGAAAATGGAGAATTAGAAGAAGCGAAGGCAATAGGCAAAGACCTAAAAGAAAACTTAAGCAAGATCAACCTTCACGGTAAGCGCGCAGATGCTATCGTCAAAGGAATGCTGGAGCATAGCCGCATCAATAAAGGTGAAAAGGCTCCTACTGACTTAAATGCTCTGGCGGATGAATTTGTACGGCTTTCCTACCATGGACTTCGGGCAAAAGACAAGAGCTTTAATGCAGACTTTAAACTGGAGCTTGACCCCAATTTGCCAAAGGTAAATGTCGTGGCTTCAGATATCGGAAGAGTGATTCTCAATCTGGTGAATAATGCCTTTTACGCAGTCCATGAAAAAGCTAAGACTACCCCCCAAGACTTCAAACCGGAGGTAATTGTCAGTTCGAAGAAAACTGAAAAAGGGATCGAGCTTTCTGTTCAAGACAACGGTCCAGGCATTCCAGACTCCATCAAAGAAAAAATCTTCCAGCCTTTCTTTACCACTAAGCCGACAGGCTCGGGAACTGGTTTGGGATTATCCTTATCTTATGATATCGTGAAGGCGCATGGAGGGGAGTTGAAGGTAGAAACATCGATCAATTGGGGAACGAAGTTTATAATCAAATTAAACACATGA